In Humulus lupulus chromosome 6, drHumLupu1.1, whole genome shotgun sequence, a single genomic region encodes these proteins:
- the LOC133782368 gene encoding uncharacterized protein LOC133782368 isoform X1: MDLEVVGRHALLFDDDANAAFVNSRDALVEWNSLFIDRYDVRHFLSAPPPRNHRRQLLEPDLDHERFLDLPSPLDEQEQGVCKDEEAVVDSGYRAVTFSYGNLDGAAEQKNIEVESVFHPPFPVPESLIQNLPRSEKVHQIIARSATFVSQHGGQSEIVLRVKQGDNPIFGFLMPDHHLHAYFRFLVDHQELLKSDFDGKKLEEEKGDTRRDQTGGALSLLGSIYGSGDGEEEDGTTEDAPEAHTNRFNETVDGVSGSVSHRPEHTESTVNVLEQSDVSNNKSSLKEKIHVIKRNRSINNNVKSGTTSVLKKDGDGLRSISTATSKSQASAGPSMSKVEVPILEPPSDLKRTVDKIVEFILKNGRKFEGILAEQDRPYKRFEFLLPTNLYHPYYLKVLQKTQESGLAGKGCVSEKHGSMGLGMEKKSAKCGEGDAHSSGFADDDIPYDYDKKEKFRMILAKSKKDVQDPPPNVNQPQGEVTIDADVTAAILRAATRGIKNPNLELFPKLSWGSIGEDPSDEAGQSLSFGSLHVSQPQSSVQKRDAVGHPNISAPAAKVIAETAALAAASEADSSEASLTKEEKLKAERLKRAKMFAAMIKSRAAPLKPEPLCSSSFEPPGSGVSSSGNEVANPSGKEREGSSIPMDVDALGHLDKSEKKIIVDECTERRSKRSYRSRSKRHEEDEESGDEEEEDDKKDHMQSRKKHRSHRSSRHSEDKHRHRKRHSSSKDRDSRDSCKRDIDDNWHSRHRSKHSSSSDNGEHGSSRRQHKHHISSDDEHQHNRHRHKCGVLFEDEYEQRTRHQHKSGGSPNEGRHRSRSTKHRKHRSEREPELEEGEIRAKSDQSKANESDRASRETSIDLLKSYQQGSAPSQPSESTEVSDDFRAKIRAMLMATM, from the exons ATGGATCTGGAGGTTGTGGGCCGCCACGCGTTGCTCTTCGACGACGACGCGAACGCCGCTTTCGTCAATTCTAGGGATGCCCTTGTCGAGTGGAACTCGCTTTTCATCGATCGATACGACGTCCGCCACTTCCTCTCTGCTCCACCACCACGCAACCACCGCCGCCAACTACTCGAACCGGACCTCGATCACGAACGATTCCTTGATTTGCCTTCACCTTTGGATGAACAAGAACAAG GTGTATGTAAAGATGAAGAAGCAGTGGTTGACAGTGGCTATCGAGCTGTTACCTTCAGTTATGGAAATTTAGATGGAGCGGCTGAGCAAAAAAACATTGAAGTTGAATCTGTCTTTCACCCACCATTTCCTGTGCCAGAAAGCTTAATTCAAAACCTA CCTCGATCAGAAAAGGTACATCAAATCATTGCAAGAAGTGCCACATTCGTCAGCCAGCATGGTGGGCAATCAGAAATTGTTTTGAGAGTAAAACAAGGAGACAACCCAATATTCGGGTTCTTGATGCCCGACCATCATCTTCATGCATACTTTAGATTTCTTGTTGATCATCAAGAACTACTGAAGTCTGATTTTGATGGAAAAAAACTAGAAGAAGAGAAGGGTGATACAAGACGTGATCAGACTGGTGGTGCATTGTCTTTGCTTGGTTCTATTTATGGGTCTGGAGATGGAGAGGAAGAGGATGGCACAACTGAGGATGCACCTGAAGCACATACGAATAGGTTTAATGAAACAGTTGATGGTGTTAGTGGGAGTGTTTCACACAGACCAGAACATACTGAATCTACAGTAAATGTATTAGAGCAAAGTGATGTTTCCAACAATAAATCTTCTTTGAAAGAAAAAATCCATGTAATAAAACGAAATCGAAGCATTAATAATAATGTCAAAAGTGGAACAACATCAGTGTTGAAAAAGGATGGAGATGGCTTAAGGTCAATTTCTACTGCTACTAGTAAGTCACAGGCATCTGCAGGGCCTAGCATGTCAAAGGTTGAAGTACCTATATTGGAGCCTCCATCTGATTTAAAGAGAACAGTTGACAAGATAGTTGAGTTCATCTTAAAAAATGGCAGGAAATTTGAAGGTATACTTGCTGAACAGGATCGTCCATATAAAAGATTCGAATTTCTTCTGCCTACTAATCTTTATCATCCTTACTATTTAAAGGTTCTTCAAAAGACTCAGGAG TCTGGCCTAGCTGGCAAAGGCTGTGTCTCTGAAAAGCATGGGTCCATGGGGCTTGGAATGGAGAAGAAAAGTGCTAAATGTGGAGAAGGTGATGCACATTCCTCAGGATTTGCTGATGATGATATACCTTATGATTACGATAAGAAAGAGAAATTTCGAATGATACTGGCAAAATCCAAGAAGGATGTACAAGATCCGCCTCCTAATGTTAACCAGCCCCAAGGTGAAGTCACTATAGATGCAGATGTTACTGCAGCTATACTTAGGGCTGCCACCAGGGGCATTAAGAATCCGAATCTAGAGCTGTTCCCAAAACTTTCATGGGGTAGTATTGGTGAAGACCCTAGTGATGAGGCTGGACAATCCTTAAGTTTTGGGAGTCTCCACGTATCTCAACCTCAAAGTTCAGTTCAAAAGCGAGATGCTGTTGGGCATCCTAACATTTCTGCCCCTGCTGCAAAGGTTATAGCGGAGACGGCTGCTCTTGCAGCTGCTAGTGAGGCTGATTCCTCTGAGGCATCCTTGACTAAAGAAGAAAAGCTGAAGGCTGAGAGATTGAAACGTGCTAAGATGTTTGCTGCCATGATAAAAAGTCGAGCTGCACCTTTGAAACCGGAGCCATTGTGTAGCTCATCATTTGAACCACCTGGTTCTGGGGTTTCCTCCTCAGGCAATGAGGTTGCCAATCCATCAGGCAAAGAAAGGGAGGGTAGTTCCATTCCAATGGATGTTGATGCCTTGGGCCATCTTGATAAATCTGAAAAGAAAATTATTGTTGATGAATGCACTGAGCGAAGATCAAAGAGGAGCTACCGGTCTAGATCTAAAAGgcatgaagaagatgaagagagtggtgacgaggaggaagaagatgataAAAAAGATCATATGCAGTCAAGGAAGAAGCATCGATCTCATCGATCCTCACGTCACAGTGAAGACAAGCATAGGCACAGGAAGAGACATTCCTCATCCAAGGACAGAGACTCTCGAGACAGTTGTAAGCGTGACATTGATGACAATTGGCATTCTCGGCATCGATCTAAGCACAGTAGCTCTTCAGATAATGGGGAACATGGATCCTCAAGAAGGCAGCATAAACATCATATTTCGTCTGATGATGAACATCAGCATAATAGACACAGGCACAAGTGTGGTGTTTTGTTTGAAGATGAGTATGAGCAGAGGACTCGTCATCAGCACAAAAGTGGTGGTTCCCCTAATGAGGGTCGTCACAGGAGCAGATCCACTAAACATAGGAAACATAGGTCTGAAAGAGAGCCAGAGTTGGAAGAAGGGGAGATCCGTGCTAAGTCGGATCAATCAAAAGCAAATGAAAGTGACCGAGCGAGTAGGGAAACTTCTATAGATCTGTTAAAATCCTATCAACAAGGAAGTGCCCCATCACAGCCCTCTGAATCCACGGAGGTCTCTGATGATTTTAGAGCTAAAATCCGTGCCATGTTGATGGCAACCATGTAG
- the LOC133782368 gene encoding uncharacterized protein LOC133782368 isoform X2, with the protein MPDHHLHAYFRFLVDHQELLKSDFDGKKLEEEKGDTRRDQTGGALSLLGSIYGSGDGEEEDGTTEDAPEAHTNRFNETVDGVSGSVSHRPEHTESTVNVLEQSDVSNNKSSLKEKIHVIKRNRSINNNVKSGTTSVLKKDGDGLRSISTATSKSQASAGPSMSKVEVPILEPPSDLKRTVDKIVEFILKNGRKFEGILAEQDRPYKRFEFLLPTNLYHPYYLKVLQKTQESGLAGKGCVSEKHGSMGLGMEKKSAKCGEGDAHSSGFADDDIPYDYDKKEKFRMILAKSKKDVQDPPPNVNQPQGEVTIDADVTAAILRAATRGIKNPNLELFPKLSWGSIGEDPSDEAGQSLSFGSLHVSQPQSSVQKRDAVGHPNISAPAAKVIAETAALAAASEADSSEASLTKEEKLKAERLKRAKMFAAMIKSRAAPLKPEPLCSSSFEPPGSGVSSSGNEVANPSGKEREGSSIPMDVDALGHLDKSEKKIIVDECTERRSKRSYRSRSKRHEEDEESGDEEEEDDKKDHMQSRKKHRSHRSSRHSEDKHRHRKRHSSSKDRDSRDSCKRDIDDNWHSRHRSKHSSSSDNGEHGSSRRQHKHHISSDDEHQHNRHRHKCGVLFEDEYEQRTRHQHKSGGSPNEGRHRSRSTKHRKHRSEREPELEEGEIRAKSDQSKANESDRASRETSIDLLKSYQQGSAPSQPSESTEVSDDFRAKIRAMLMATM; encoded by the exons ATGCCCGACCATCATCTTCATGCATACTTTAGATTTCTTGTTGATCATCAAGAACTACTGAAGTCTGATTTTGATGGAAAAAAACTAGAAGAAGAGAAGGGTGATACAAGACGTGATCAGACTGGTGGTGCATTGTCTTTGCTTGGTTCTATTTATGGGTCTGGAGATGGAGAGGAAGAGGATGGCACAACTGAGGATGCACCTGAAGCACATACGAATAGGTTTAATGAAACAGTTGATGGTGTTAGTGGGAGTGTTTCACACAGACCAGAACATACTGAATCTACAGTAAATGTATTAGAGCAAAGTGATGTTTCCAACAATAAATCTTCTTTGAAAGAAAAAATCCATGTAATAAAACGAAATCGAAGCATTAATAATAATGTCAAAAGTGGAACAACATCAGTGTTGAAAAAGGATGGAGATGGCTTAAGGTCAATTTCTACTGCTACTAGTAAGTCACAGGCATCTGCAGGGCCTAGCATGTCAAAGGTTGAAGTACCTATATTGGAGCCTCCATCTGATTTAAAGAGAACAGTTGACAAGATAGTTGAGTTCATCTTAAAAAATGGCAGGAAATTTGAAGGTATACTTGCTGAACAGGATCGTCCATATAAAAGATTCGAATTTCTTCTGCCTACTAATCTTTATCATCCTTACTATTTAAAGGTTCTTCAAAAGACTCAGGAG TCTGGCCTAGCTGGCAAAGGCTGTGTCTCTGAAAAGCATGGGTCCATGGGGCTTGGAATGGAGAAGAAAAGTGCTAAATGTGGAGAAGGTGATGCACATTCCTCAGGATTTGCTGATGATGATATACCTTATGATTACGATAAGAAAGAGAAATTTCGAATGATACTGGCAAAATCCAAGAAGGATGTACAAGATCCGCCTCCTAATGTTAACCAGCCCCAAGGTGAAGTCACTATAGATGCAGATGTTACTGCAGCTATACTTAGGGCTGCCACCAGGGGCATTAAGAATCCGAATCTAGAGCTGTTCCCAAAACTTTCATGGGGTAGTATTGGTGAAGACCCTAGTGATGAGGCTGGACAATCCTTAAGTTTTGGGAGTCTCCACGTATCTCAACCTCAAAGTTCAGTTCAAAAGCGAGATGCTGTTGGGCATCCTAACATTTCTGCCCCTGCTGCAAAGGTTATAGCGGAGACGGCTGCTCTTGCAGCTGCTAGTGAGGCTGATTCCTCTGAGGCATCCTTGACTAAAGAAGAAAAGCTGAAGGCTGAGAGATTGAAACGTGCTAAGATGTTTGCTGCCATGATAAAAAGTCGAGCTGCACCTTTGAAACCGGAGCCATTGTGTAGCTCATCATTTGAACCACCTGGTTCTGGGGTTTCCTCCTCAGGCAATGAGGTTGCCAATCCATCAGGCAAAGAAAGGGAGGGTAGTTCCATTCCAATGGATGTTGATGCCTTGGGCCATCTTGATAAATCTGAAAAGAAAATTATTGTTGATGAATGCACTGAGCGAAGATCAAAGAGGAGCTACCGGTCTAGATCTAAAAGgcatgaagaagatgaagagagtggtgacgaggaggaagaagatgataAAAAAGATCATATGCAGTCAAGGAAGAAGCATCGATCTCATCGATCCTCACGTCACAGTGAAGACAAGCATAGGCACAGGAAGAGACATTCCTCATCCAAGGACAGAGACTCTCGAGACAGTTGTAAGCGTGACATTGATGACAATTGGCATTCTCGGCATCGATCTAAGCACAGTAGCTCTTCAGATAATGGGGAACATGGATCCTCAAGAAGGCAGCATAAACATCATATTTCGTCTGATGATGAACATCAGCATAATAGACACAGGCACAAGTGTGGTGTTTTGTTTGAAGATGAGTATGAGCAGAGGACTCGTCATCAGCACAAAAGTGGTGGTTCCCCTAATGAGGGTCGTCACAGGAGCAGATCCACTAAACATAGGAAACATAGGTCTGAAAGAGAGCCAGAGTTGGAAGAAGGGGAGATCCGTGCTAAGTCGGATCAATCAAAAGCAAATGAAAGTGACCGAGCGAGTAGGGAAACTTCTATAGATCTGTTAAAATCCTATCAACAAGGAAGTGCCCCATCACAGCCCTCTGAATCCACGGAGGTCTCTGATGATTTTAGAGCTAAAATCCGTGCCATGTTGATGGCAACCATGTAG